The DNA region CTATTACTGTATCTGTTTTTATATATTTTAGAGCTTCTTTTGCACATTCTTTTTTTAAATCGTCACCATTCAACTGTTTTTCCTCCTTAATCTAAAAATTCTATTTATATTCTATAATTCATAATAGTATAATATTATTTTTTCGTCAACACTTTTTATATGAAATTAAATTTCATATTCTATGATTTTTTTATATAAATTTATTTTTTAATTTATGTATATACTAAAAAACATTACTAAAAGCTATTGTAATTTACAACAATAATTTTTTAATAATGTCTTTAATTAACTTTCTGTTAATCTTTTTACTATGACCTTACAAATAAAATGTACATCAACGGGCCAACGTGCTGAGATAATTTGGTTATCTTCAACGCAAAAAGGATTAGTCAAGGATTTTCCCCTTATAAAATCCTTCTTATTTTTTAATACCCTAATTATTTCATCTTCTACATATTCAGGATATGTACGATAGTAGGTTCCAAGTTTCCAGAAGGTAGCGTAATATGCACCTCTCTCTAATATTTTTGGCAAAGCACTGATTTTATGGCCATATAAAATACTTTTGCCTGTTTTTGGATCAATTGTTCTTGCAAGTATAATAGGTCCATGACAAATAGCTCCTATTAATTTCTTTTGTTTATAAAAACTCAATACTTTTTCTCTTAATATTTCACTTTCTAAATACTGACGCATTTCCTTTGCATGTCCACCCGGTAAATAAATGCAGTCATAATCATTAACAGTAATATCTGAATATTGAATAGGTTTAAGAAATTCAGAGGCCTCATTAAGTTGTTCATAGGCGCTTATTGCTTCTGGTTTTGCTCCTAATTTACCAAAAATAACACCACTTAAAAGTAGCGGATCAGCTTTTCCTATTTTACCTGTCTCCGTACTAAAAGTAACTTGAAATCCATTTTCATAAAAATCCCTCCATGCTACAGCTACTTCTGTAGGACAGAAACCTTCATCTGGTATGGGAATCAAAATTTTTTTATTCATAATCTACACCCCCTTAGTTTTCACAAATGTAAAAATCTAAGTGTGATTTACAAGGCTTTTGTATATTTATAATCATATTTCTCCAATTCCAAGATTGAATCCTCTATCATTTTATAAGTAATTTCATAAGGTACATGAACTATATCTCCTGTTTGTGAGGCTTTATTGATTACTGGTTCCAGTTCCTCTTTTGTAACCTCCAGATCTGCAAGTCTTGTTGGTAAACCTACACTCCTGCAGAACTTGTACACTTTATCTAGTTCATCAAATTGTTTATCGCACAATAGCAATACCAATACGCCATAGGCAACAACTTCTCCATGTAAGTGATTTTTTTCAATCTGTTTTAATACTGTCATACCATAGTATATAGAATGAGCAAGACAGCTATTGTAATCATTAATAACAAGATTGGAAACAAGCCCTGTACTAATAATAATGTCAAGAGCAACCTGTTCTAATTCATAACTTGCAATATTTGCTTTGCAGTCCTCTAAAGCCTTTTTACCATTCTTCAACAAAGGCTCCGTACATATTTTACTAATTTGAACTCCTAATGCATTGAAATGCTCAAGTTCATCATTACGAGAGGAAAAAGTGCATTCATATTTTTTGCTTAAAGCATCACCAATACCTGCCCATAGAAATACTTTAGGTGCTTCTGCAATTATTTGGGTACATATAAAAGTGTGATTAGCTGGTTTATCTCTAAAATACAACTCTTTAAAAACACCTTTATTATCATACATAACACATACGGATGTACAAGGTGCACAGTTGGAAGCAATGGTAGGAAAGGTAAATATAGGTTTATTTAAATGATGCGCAAGCACTTTACAAGTATCTATCGCACGACCACCACCAACAGCAAATATCATATCTGCTTTATGTGCTAAAGGATTCTCTTTTAACATTTCAACATTTTCAAAAGAAGAGTCTCCGCCATACCAAATGAAATCCAGAATTTCAAGTGTGCTGTCTTTAACAGCAGTTTTTATCTTTTCCTTTGCTTTTTCCATAGCAGTTTTGCCACCAATAACAACTACAGTTTTACCGTAACTTGGACAGAGTTCCTTTATTTTATCATAAACATCTGTTCCTATACTGTAACTTGGTAAAAAAACACTATAACTCATATTAATCATCCCTCTATTATTTTTAATTAACTACTAATTTTTAATACTTTATTTGTAATAAAATTTGTTTTTCAGAAATTTAAAATTATTAATTTATCTTACTCACATAATTATTATAACTAATTCATATTTGTATTACAACTTAAGTGGGGCTGCCTCAAAAGGAATAAATATTCATTAAATTTGAGAACGTCCTCATTTATTTGTTAAAAATCAGATTTTAATAATTATTTTTAGTAGTAAAATAGTTAAGAAGCTGCTTCACAATGTATAGATATATTGTGAAACAGCCCCTCTTTTTTTAATAATTAATATTATCTTTATTTTCTTTAATAACTTCTATAAATGCATTAGCAATAGAAGGATCAAATTGAGTACCGCTGCATTTCTTTAATTCTCCCATTGCTTCGTCATAAGTTTTTACCTTTGAATATGGCCTGTTAGATGTCATGGCATCAAAACTATCCACAACTGTCAAAGCCCTGGCAAGATAGGGTATATTCTCTCCTTTTAGGTTTCCAGGATAACCCTTCCCATCATATCTTTCATGGTGATGTAATATTAGTGGAGAAATATTCTTCAGTGATTCAACAGGCTTTATAATTTCCACTCCATTTTCCGGGTGCTGCTTTAATATTTCCCATTGTTCTTTAGTCAATGGCATCTTTTTAATCAAAATTTCTTTTGAAATATTGATTTTACCAATATCATGCATATAAGCTCCATATATTAGTTTTTTCTTATCTTCCTCACTAAGTTTAAGTTTATCTGCAAGTAATCTGCTATAAATAACTACCCTTTCAACATGACCGTAAGTATATCTATCTTTTGCATTAATAACACTTATTAATGTCTTTATAGACGTAACAAGATCTATATGCCTATCTTCTATGTCCTCTTTTAACTCATCCAGTATAGAATGATAGGTTTCAACTCTGTTTTTATTAAAGAATTTAGCTCTATAAAGTGCATCATCTGCGCTCTTTATAAGTTCAACATCACTCTTAGCTTTATCAGGAAAAGTAGATATCCCTATTGAGGCAGTTAGCTTCCCTTTTGGCTGATTTTCTTCACCATCAAAATGAGTCTCCTCAATTTTACATCTTATATTTTCAGCTATTTTTATTCCATCCTCTTCTGAGGTATCAGGCAGTATAATAGCAAATTCCTCTCCACCATATCTTGCTGCAACATCCCCATCTCTCACATTGTTCTTTAACAATAATCCTATAATTTTAAGCACCTCATCACCCTTTTGATGTCCATATAAGTCATTATAATTTTTGAAATGATCTATATCTATAAATATCAACGAAATAGGCTTATTATCCTTTTCATATGATGTTACTTTCTCTCTTAAAGCCTCGTGAAAATACCTATGGTTGTACACTTCAGTAAGTCCATCTTCATTTGCCAGGCTTTCAAGTTTCTTGATATGGTCACTTTCAGTTTTTACATAGAACCCAAGAGGCCATGCTGTAAGTATAAAAACACCCGCCATTATCAAATCTTTTTCAAAATATATATTTTCACCTGAATAGGGACCATATACTAGGTCTACTATTAATACTATGATTGAAGAAATACAGGCAATTATTACTCCTTGCTTTATTCCAGATTGTATAGTCGTGGTTATTATAATAAATAAAAATAAAAATTTAAATTCACTTTTATGTGCACCTGTAAGAAATACAATAACAAAGAATATTAAAACAAATGAATAATTTTCAATTATCTGAATTCTAGCAACGTATTTTTCATTAAATTTCTTAGTGGTAGAAAATGCCCATATAGAGTAAACCAGAGTTAATACAAGTACTCCAAATAAGATTACATCTATTGTTAATGTATAATTAAAATTACTTATATTTATTTTATACTTATTAAAAATAAAGTTATAGAATCCCATACCTGAAAATAATAGCGAAGTTAATTTTACTACAGATACTATATCATTTATCTGCTTTCTTTTATTATCAATTTTATTCATACTTTCACTACCTTATATTAATCTAAAAATAGTAAGGCCGGTAAAACCGACCCCTCTTTACTCTTCTCTTAAGCATTTTGGTTCTTCTGGCTGATAAAAAAATATAAAGCATGCTGATGAAGCTACCACAGCAGCAACTACAGTTGCAACAGAAGCAAGCAAAGTTAATAATCTTTTTTTCATTTTAATTACCTCCTTTTTTAATTATTAATATATGATTTGAAAAAGCATCGATTTTATTCATTGTGCTATGTCCAACTCTAGTAAGAGTAAATATCTGCCAAGCTGTACCTCCATATATGCATAGAGAATAAATCAAAAACCTCGTATCTCTGAAGAAAATATAGATAGCAACATTAATCACAACAATTATCATGTAAGTACTTAAAACAAAAGCAGACCATTTTTTCATCCTGATTTTTTTTTCCTTTGTTTTTATTGGTTTTGCTGGACTGTCTATCGGAGCTAATTTATAAATTAAATAATAAGACCATACAAAAATCACAATGCCTAGAAATAACAATAATTTAAGATTAATTACAGAACCAAATAAATATAATAACAGCAATGCTTGTCCAATACAAATAATAGTACCTATAGTAGCACATTTACCTGGGGAACTTGCATGAGCACCACCAGAATATTTTCTCAGTATGCTCCCCGAAAAGCAAACAATAAGTGCCTCTATTGTAACATGAAACATGAGACCAAAAATAATAACAAGAATTATAGATAGAGCTATATGAATTAAAGCAAACATCCCATAGGCAATTATCTCTCTACTATTATTATCAAGCTTTAATTCTGCTGCAACTTTATTAGCAATATTATTCGTTAACTTTTCCATATGAAATATATTTCAACTCTTTTCTTTTACATAATCTAATATAATACACTATTACTATACAACCAAAAATCAGCAATGATGGGCTATTATATAATATTTTTAATATTTGATCTCTAAAAAGAAAATTTAAATCTTTTCCCAATATAAACTGAAGAAAAAAAATATTTACTAATTCACATATAAACTCAAGAAGCATTATGACAATACATACTTTGATAGATTGAATAACAGGAAATCCATTTGCAAAAATTGCCAATGTAATAAAAACAATTAGGTTTAGCATAGAATCTGCTCCATTTTCAATTGGAAGAAGTCTAATAAGATATACAATAACAGATAGTAATATAACGGAAATTAAGTATCTGTTTAATTGAATCTTATTTTTTGTAAAGGCATAAGCTGCTAAAAATAATAATAATCCCTCAGGAATTCCTCTCATTATAAATTCTAAGAATGATACTTTTAACATATTCTTCTTCTCCTCAGTAAATCGTTAAAATCTTATTTTTTAAGACCAATATAAAATGTATTTTTAGGAACTTAGTTTTTAATTTTATTAATGCTCTTTATGGTATTAAAAATAATTATAAAAGTAAAAAGTCTTATAAATATGTCTCCAATACTTAAAATACTGTATCCTAAATCAATAGTATCAGTTAAAAATTTTAGTTTACTGGCTTCATTTCCCAGAACATGTATATCCTTAACTTTTATGAAGACATCCGGTTTAACATAACCGGTTAAATATGATAATGTTGGAAACACAGGCATTTTACCACCATTAGCTGAAATTGCTATCTTATTTAGTATAGTGCCTGTAATAATGCAAGCTGACCCTATAATGGCGCTGAAATATTGTTTATATTTAATAATTAAAATTAAAAATGTACAGATATAAATGGGTTCTAATATACCAGCAAATTTTATAAAATTATAATTTTCAAAGAACACTGTCATATTTAAAAAAATATATATAACCATAAATGCTAATACAGGATATACTTCCCAAGACATAAAAAATGGTTTCAGCTTGTACCCTCTTATTTTTGCCGCCAACATAGCTATGAGTATAGTTTCTAGCATAATACATGTCCCTCAATCTTTTGTCATATTCTTAATATTGATAGTTTATTTTTATTAAATAATTTCATGTATAATTATAAGATTATGAACTTGTTATTTTCGCTCTAATTAGCTATATTATAACAGTATTTTTTATTAAATGCTATTTCTTTTTTATTTTATAATACTCATTAGTGATTAATTTACTTTGATTTAACACTAGATTAAAAATTTCACATAGAAATTGCTGTTTAAATTGCTAAATTATCCAAAAATCATGCTAATATGTATGTTAGAAATTATTATTAAACTTTTGCTTACGTCAAGCAAATATTCTCAGAAATCTTTATTTTTAATGTTATAGTACAATTGACCTTGTATAATTCTAGCTTGAAAACCGTATTGAATTTTTTTAATGAATATTACAGTTTCTTTAATTCTGCTACTTCTTCCTCTGTAAGATTACGCCAGTTACCCATATCTATACCATCAATTTTTATATTAATAATTCGAATACGTTCTAGTTGCACAACTGTATATCCAAAAACCTTACTCATTCTTCTAATTTGTTTATTCAGTCCCTGTGTGAGAATAATACGAAAAGTATCTCCTTTAACTCTGCTCACTTTGCAAGGTCTTGTCTTAACCCCACAAATTTTCACTCCTTCAGACATTACTTTCATGAAAAAATCATCAAAGGGCTTATTAACAGTTACTATGTATTCTTTCTCATGTTTATTTTCTGACTCCAAAATTTTATTGGCTAGCTTCCCATCATTTGTCATTAATATTAACCCTTGAGATGCTTTATCTAATCTGCCAACAGGGAAAATATATTCTGGATAATTCATAAAATTAATTATATTGCTTTCTACTTCCTTTGCTGCCGTACAGGTAATTCCCACCGGTTTATTTAATGCAATATAAATTTTATCTTTCATAGGAATAGGCTTATTATCAATGAGGATAATATCCTTCTCCTCTACCCATTGCCCCAGTTCACAAAGTCGCCCATTTACAGTTATTCTATTTTTCTCAATAAGTCTATTGGCTTCTCTCCTTGAACAAAAACCAAAATTACTAAGAAGTTTATTAATTCTCATTTTAAAATATTATCCTTTCATTTCTATCTACGAATTATAAAACTTATTATATCTTAAACATATTACAAGAGGATTTAGTATTGCAATGTTCAATCTAATGCATGAAACTCTGTTTATCGCCTCAACTAACGTACATACAAAACCATAAATTAGTTTACACTATAACCACCTAGTTTAAAAGGTCATGATATTTTGTCTCCAGAAGAAAAAGCATATATTGCTGGAATAATAGATGGTGAATGTACATTTTTTAATAATTAACAGTTTTCATATGCTAAAAAACCCACATTAAAATCACTTTTAATGTGGGTTTATCTTCATTGGTGGAGGCGAGGGGTATCGAACCCCTGTCCGAAAATAGTAATATCTAAGCATCTCCGAGTGCAGTCTCCCTTTTAACATTCCCTCCATCAGACGCCAAGAGACAGGCTTCCGACTTTAGTAGCTTCATAAATCCCGTTTCTAGGTCAAAGCTTTCCTAGACTCGTTTCCCCACTGTCGACGCCCATCCTTAAGCCGTGGGACTCAAAAGGCGGACGTAGCAGACTACGCTGCTAAAGCTAAATTATCGTTTTTAGCGTTTATATTTAATCCCATAGTTTTTTGACGCGGGTCCACAGGTTCCCTCGACTCGCTTCCTAGGTACAACGTATCCCCGTCGAAACCAAGTACGCCCCCTTGTCATATTACCTTCATAAATATGAAAGTATTTATTGTAAAATACTAACCACTCAGTGGAACTAATATTTCACATTGCAACAAAGGTCATACGCAAAACAATAGCTTTCACAAATATATTAAATTTTTATTTGTTTATCAATTACTGTAACTACATATTACACTATGTGCACAAGTTAATCAAGTATTATTTTTAAGTAAAATTTGTAAATTTTTTCTACTGTTTCATTCTTTCCTTCATTTGTCTGTCAATTTCTCTTTTTGCAGCTTTTTCTAACATAGCATCTCTTTTATCATAATCCTTTTTACCTTTAGCTACAGAAAGCTGTACCTTAACTCTGCCATTTTTAAGATATAAAGATAGGGGAACTAAGGTATATCCTTTTTGTGAAGTATATGCCTCAAGTTTTCCTATTTCTTCTTTATGCAAAAGAAGTTTTCTCTTTCTAAGAGGATCTCTATTAAATATATTTCCCTGTTCATAGGGACTTATATGTACATTACACATAAATACTTCCCCATTATTTATTTCTGCATAACTATCCTTAAGATTAGCTTTGCCTAGTCTTATAGATTTTACTTCTGTACCTACAAGTTCTACTCCACATTCCATGGATTCTTCTATGAAATAATCATGTCTAGCTTTTCTATTTTCAGCTAATGTCTTATTAGTCTTACTCTGTTTAGCCATAAAAACACCTACTTTAGTTTATTGCAGTAATTTATTATACTGCAAATATTCATATACGTCAATTTTAAATTTCTATATTATTCCATTTTATCTTCAATTAACAATTAAAGTTATTCACATTATTTTATTCCTCTTCATCACTTATTTCAGGTTTATACACATTACCTATATCTTTCACTGCTCTTGGAAGATGAATTTCTTCTATTTTCTCTTTTGAATCTAAATCTTCATTTTCTTCTAGTTTTTCTTCCGTTAGATTATTATCTCTAGCTTCATCTTCCTTTTCCTTAGGAATCTTAAAATAAATTTCATGAGAAGCTAAATCAACCTTTTGCACCTCTATTCTCACTTCATCTCCAAGTCTATATATTTTTTTAGTTCTTTCGCCAATAAGACTTAAATGTTTTTCATCGTATATATAGTAATCATCACTTAAATCACTTATATGCACTAGTCCTTCAATAGTATTAGGAAGTTCTACAAATATTCCAAAATTCGTTACAGAAGATATTATACCATCATATTCTTCACCAATCTTATCCTTCATGTATTCAGCCTTTTTAAGATCATCTACTTCTCTTTCCGCTTCCTGGGCTACTCGTTCCATATCTGAAGACTGTACAGAGGCATAGTCAACAATTCCAACTAATTTTTTTGATCTTTCCCCATCTATTTTTCCATGTAGAAACTCCTTTATTATTCTATGTATCATAAGATCAGGATATCTTCTTATAGGTGAGGTGAAGTGGCAGTAATATTTAGCAGCAAGCCCAAAATGCCCTACACATTCAGGAGAATACCTTGCTTGCTTCAGGGATCTTAATAATAATGTACTTACTACGGCTTCTTCCTTTTTCCCCTTTACTTCCTCAATAATTTTTTGCAATTCCTTTGGATGAACTTTACTTCCCCATTTAACTACATAGCCAAGATTATGGGCAAATTCATTAAAATGCTCCAGCTTTTCTGTGTCTGGATCTTCATGAATTCTGTAAACAAAGGGAAGATTAGTCCAAAACATATGCTCTGCTATAGTTTCATTGCATACCAACATAAATTCTTCTATTACCCTATTTGCTACGGCCCTTTCGTAGGGCTTTATATCAATTGGTTTTCCCTGTTCATTTAATATAATTTTACTTTCTTGAAAGTCGAAGTCTATGGCTCCTCTATTCATTCTCCTTTTGTACAGAATATCGCATAGTTCACCCATAGCTATAAAGTCTTCATATAAATAATCATATTTTTTTATAGTTTCCGTATCTTTATCTCTAAGTATCTTAGTTACATCTGTATAAGTCATTCTCTCATTTGTTTTTATTATACTTTCAAATACATCGTGATTAACCACTTCACCACTTTTATCTATTTCCATAAAACAACTAAGTGCCAATCTATCTACTTTAGGGTTTAAACTGCATATGCCATTAGAAAGTTTCTTTGGGAGCATAGGTATAACTCTATCTATGAGATAAACGGAGGTTCCTCTTAAAATAGCCTCTTTATCTAGTGGATTCTTTTCTCTAACATAGTTAGAAACGTCCGCAATATGAACACCCAGATAATAGTTGCCATTATCTAATTTTTGTATAGATACGGCATCATCCAAATCCTTTGCATCTTCTCCATCTATAGTAACCATTTTAATATCTCTTATATCTTTTCTATTTTTATACTCTTCTTTTGGTATAGTATCTGGTATATTTTCTGCAAATTTTAATACATTATCAGGAAATTCCTCTGGAAGCTTGTGCTTTTTTATAATAGTCAGTATGTCTACTCCCTTATCCTCTTTTTTACCTAATATTTCAACTATTTTACCTTCTGGATTTCTTCTCTTTTCTGGCCATTCTATTACTTCTGCAATAACTACATCTCCTGTTTGGGCTTTTCCCTTAACACTCTTAGGTATAAATACATCCTGGTGTATTCTAACATCATCAGGAACTACAAAGCCAAAATTTTTACTATCTTCATATACTCCTATTATGGTCTTATTAGCTCTTTCCAATATTCTTATTATTTCACCTTCACATTTTTTCCCACCATTTTCTTCTCTTGTTATCTTAGCTACTACTCTATCTCCATTCATAGCTCCATTCATAAAAGAACTGGGTATAAAAATATCCGGTCTTTCCAGTTCACATATTACAAAACCAAACCCCTTGGCATTTCCTTGAAGTTTACCTACTACAAGTCCCATTCTCTCTGGTATACCATAATGTTTTGTCCTATTTTTAACAATAAGTCCTTCTTGCTCCATATCATTTAAAAGCTTCTTAAAATTATTTGTTTCTGATTTTCTGATATCAAATATTCTTGAAAGCTCTAATATATCCATAGGCTTATATGCTTGTTCTCGCATAAATGGCACTATCATTTCTCTTAAATTCATAATTTCAACTCCATTCAAAATAATATATATCTTAATTTTTAACTATTAAAGATATAATATTCATAAATAATTATATTTTTAGACCTAATTAGTAAATTTTATAAAATTAATTTCTATAATAAAAAAGGTATAATTCTAAGTACTAATAGAATTATACCTCACTTAATCTTATTTTTGTATAAATCTTGGTAAATTTTGTGCAATAACCGAAAGTGCAAATATTACGGAAAAAACAATAGTTACTCTAGCAAGCATAGATTCACGAGTCTTAGATTTATTTCTTGAAAAAAATGTATCTGTGGTTCCAGAAACAAAATTAGTAAATCCATCCATTTTACTAGGTTGCATTAGAATAGAAACTATAACAACAATAGCTGCTATCACCTGAATAATTATTAATAAATTGTGCACAAGTAAAACCTCCTATAGGCAATTTAAACATCTAAAAAATAACACTATACTACCCACTTATTATCTTTAAAAAACAGCTTAATCTGTTATATGTAAAAACAAATTTTACTATGATTATTTATATTTAATTTTAGGCATTATGTTCAACATTATTCATTTTAGCATATTTAATTAATTATTACAATATAAAGAACCACTTGATGAATTAATTCATCAAGTGGTTCCCTATATATAACCTAGGTCATCTTCAAATAAATAGCCAAGATGTCTAAGGCATCTGAAAATAAATAACAATTCAAAGATGCGACGTATATTTTGAAGATGTCTAATTTAAATTTAGCTTAAAATTACTATCTCTTTAAATTGTAGAATGCATCAAGGCCTCTGTATTCTCCGATTTCGCCAAGTTCTTCTTCAATTCTTAAAAGTTGATTGTATTTTGCAACTCTTTCTGTTCTTGCTGGTGCACCAGTTTTAATTTGTCCTGCATTAACTGCCACAACTAAATCAGCTATAGTTGTATCTTCTGTTTCTCCTGATCTATGAGAAACAACAGCAGTATAACCTGCTCTTTCAGCTCTTTCTATAGTATTTAAAGTTTCAGTTAATGTTCCGATTTGGTTTAATTTAATTAAAACTGAATTTGCAACTCCTTTTTCAATTCCAGTTTTTAATCTAGCAGTATTAGTTACAAATAGGTCATCTCCAACAAGTTGAATTTTACTGCCAAGTCTGTCAGTAAGCTGCTTCCAACCTTCCCAATCATCTTCTGCCAAACCATCCTCTATGGAGATTATTGGATACTTATTTACTAAGTTTTCATAGTAATCTACCATTTCTGATGCTGATAGAACTTTGCCTTCTCCTGCAAGATTATATTTACCATCTTCATAGAATTCTGAGGATGCTGGATCAAGTGCAATATACACATCTTTTCCCGGTTCATATCCTGCTGTTTTTATAGCCTCAATTATAACTTGAATGGCTTCTTCATTACTCTTTAAATTTGGAGCAAAACCACCTTCATCACCTACAGCAGTTTCAAGGCCTTTAGCTTTAAGATTACCCTTTAATGCATGGTAAACTTCTGCACCTATTCTAAGTGCTTCACTAAAGCTTTTAGCTCCTGCTGGCTGAATCATAAATTCCTGAAGATCTACATTGTTATCTGCGTGTTTACCACCATTTAATATGTTCATCATAGGTACAGGTAAAACTTTTGCATTTACTCCCCCTATATATGAATATAAACTTACTCCAAGATATGCTGCTGCCGCTCTTGCTACTGCCAGAGAAACACCAAGAGTTGCATTAGCGCCAAGTTTTGCCTTATTATCTGTTCCATCTAATTTAAGTAAAGCATTATCGATTGCCACTTGATCAAAAACACTTCTTCCTATAAGTTCTGGAGCAATAATACTATTAACATTGTCAACTGCCTTCAATACACCCTTACCATTATATACATTTTTATCATCATCTCTAAGCTCAACTGCTTCAAAAATTCCTGTAGAAGCACCTGAAGGAACTGCTGCTCTTCCTATAGTTCCATCCTCCAAAGTAATTTCTACTTCCACTGTAGGAGTAGCCCTCGAATCCAAAATTTGTCTAGCATAGACATCTACGATTTCAACTTCAAAACTCATAATAAATTCCTCCCATAAAAAATTATTTATTAATAAACTATATTAATCATAATGACCATAAAAATTAAATATAGTATTATTCAAACCCTTAGAATTAAATTTTAATCCTTGCATTTTATTCTAATAAATATTACCCAAACAATACCATCAATAGTGTAACCTTTTTGTTATTTTTTTATTAAGCTTTTTCCAGTCATTTCAGCTGGTGCTTCAAGTCCCATAACCTCAAGCATTGTAGGTGCTATATCTGCCAATACTCCATCATCTCTAAGTTCCTTTGAATCATTGCTTACATATACAAATGGTACAGGATCAGTTGTATGTGCTGTCATTGGCTTTCCTGTAGAATAATCCAACATTTGCTCTGCATTACCATGGTCAGCTGTAATAAATACAGTACCATCTTTCTCTAGTATCTTATCCACAACTTTGCCTAAACATACATCTACAGCTTCTATTGCTGCCTTAGCTGCTTCAAACACACCAGTATGTCCCACCATATCAGGATTGGCAAAATTTAATATAATCATATCATATTGATCTGAATCCAATCTCTTTAATAATTCATCTGTAACTTCATAAGCGCTCATTTCTGGCTTAAGATCATAAGTTGCTACCTTTGGAGAAGATATTAATGCTCTATCCTCATCCTTATTTGGTTCTTCAACTCCACCATTAAAGAAGAAGGTTACATGAGCATATTTTTCAGTTTCAGCAATTCTCAACTGCTTTTTACCAAGCTTACTTACATATTCTCCTAAAGTATTAGTAAGATGCTCTGGTT from Clostridium pasteurianum BC1 includes:
- a CDS encoding type 1 glutamine amidotransferase domain-containing protein; its protein translation is MNKKILIPIPDEGFCPTEVAVAWRDFYENGFQVTFSTETGKIGKADPLLLSGVIFGKLGAKPEAISAYEQLNEASEFLKPIQYSDITVNDYDCIYLPGGHAKEMRQYLESEILREKVLSFYKQKKLIGAICHGPIILARTIDPKTGKSILYGHKISALPKILERGAYYATFWKLGTYYRTYPEYVEDEIIRVLKNKKDFIRGKSLTNPFCVEDNQIISARWPVDVHFICKVIVKRLTES
- a CDS encoding iron-containing alcohol dehydrogenase family protein, producing the protein MSYSVFLPSYSIGTDVYDKIKELCPSYGKTVVVIGGKTAMEKAKEKIKTAVKDSTLEILDFIWYGGDSSFENVEMLKENPLAHKADMIFAVGGGRAIDTCKVLAHHLNKPIFTFPTIASNCAPCTSVCVMYDNKGVFKELYFRDKPANHTFICTQIIAEAPKVFLWAGIGDALSKKYECTFSSRNDELEHFNALGVQISKICTEPLLKNGKKALEDCKANIASYELEQVALDIIISTGLVSNLVINDYNSCLAHSIYYGMTVLKQIEKNHLHGEVVAYGVLVLLLCDKQFDELDKVYKFCRSVGLPTRLADLEVTKEELEPVINKASQTGDIVHVPYEITYKMIEDSILELEKYDYKYTKAL
- a CDS encoding bifunctional diguanylate cyclase/phosphohydrolase, with the protein product MNKIDNKRKQINDIVSVVKLTSLLFSGMGFYNFIFNKYKINISNFNYTLTIDVILFGVLVLTLVYSIWAFSTTKKFNEKYVARIQIIENYSFVLIFFVIVFLTGAHKSEFKFLFLFIIITTTIQSGIKQGVIIACISSIIVLIVDLVYGPYSGENIYFEKDLIMAGVFILTAWPLGFYVKTESDHIKKLESLANEDGLTEVYNHRYFHEALREKVTSYEKDNKPISLIFIDIDHFKNYNDLYGHQKGDEVLKIIGLLLKNNVRDGDVAARYGGEEFAIILPDTSEEDGIKIAENIRCKIEETHFDGEENQPKGKLTASIGISTFPDKAKSDVELIKSADDALYRAKFFNKNRVETYHSILDELKEDIEDRHIDLVTSIKTLISVINAKDRYTYGHVERVVIYSRLLADKLKLSEEDKKKLIYGAYMHDIGKINISKEILIKKMPLTKEQWEILKQHPENGVEIIKPVESLKNISPLILHHHERYDGKGYPGNLKGENIPYLARALTVVDSFDAMTSNRPYSKVKTYDEAMGELKKCSGTQFDPSIANAFIEVIKENKDNINY
- a CDS encoding cyclic lactone autoinducer peptide, whose product is MKKRLLTLLASVATVVAAVVASSACFIFFYQPEEPKCLREE
- a CDS encoding accessory gene regulator ArgB-like protein, whose translation is MEKLTNNIANKVAAELKLDNNSREIIAYGMFALIHIALSIILVIIFGLMFHVTIEALIVCFSGSILRKYSGGAHASSPGKCATIGTIICIGQALLLLYLFGSVINLKLLLFLGIVIFVWSYYLIYKLAPIDSPAKPIKTKEKKIRMKKWSAFVLSTYMIIVVINVAIYIFFRDTRFLIYSLCIYGGTAWQIFTLTRVGHSTMNKIDAFSNHILIIKKGGN
- a CDS encoding DUF5317 domain-containing protein — translated: MLETILIAMLAAKIRGYKLKPFFMSWEVYPVLAFMVIYIFLNMTVFFENYNFIKFAGILEPIYICTFLILIIKYKQYFSAIIGSACIITGTILNKIAISANGGKMPVFPTLSYLTGYVKPDVFIKVKDIHVLGNEASKLKFLTDTIDLGYSILSIGDIFIRLFTFIIIFNTIKSINKIKN
- a CDS encoding pseudouridine synthase, whose product is MRINKLLSNFGFCSRREANRLIEKNRITVNGRLCELGQWVEEKDIILIDNKPIPMKDKIYIALNKPVGITCTAAKEVESNIINFMNYPEYIFPVGRLDKASQGLILMTNDGKLANKILESENKHEKEYIVTVNKPFDDFFMKVMSEGVKICGVKTRPCKVSRVKGDTFRIILTQGLNKQIRRMSKVFGYTVVQLERIRIINIKIDGIDMGNWRNLTEEEVAELKKL